The Hydrogenobacter sp. T-2 region CGACTTTATAGGCTCTCCAGAGGCAAGAAGAATATTCGTCAAATACGGCTTTGTCCTACCAGGTGAAGAGAGATGATGGCGGATATAAACCCAGTTCCCATATGGCTTACGGTAAAACTTTCCATATGGACCACCATATTACTACTTATAATAGGCGTTCCACTCTCCTACTACCTTGCTTACACAAAAAGCAAGCTGGGGCTTGTTATAGAAGCTCTGGCTACCCTTCCTCTTGTCCTGCCACCAACAGTTTTGGGCTTTTACCTTCTTCTGCTTTTGAGTAAAAACGGCATTATAGGCTCTGTATGGTATAGGCTGTTTGACTACCAGCTTGTATTCCACTTTGAGGGTATAGTTATAGCCTCGGTCATATATAGCCTGCCTATGATGGTGCATCCACTTACCTCTGGTTTTAGAAGCGTGCCAAGAAATATCATAGAAGCCAGCTGGACTCTTGGAAAGTCAAAGATTGAAACCCTCTTTAGAGTGATACTTCCCAACATGAAGGCTTCTGTGCTTACTGGCATAGTGTTATCCTTTGCCCACACCATAGGAGAGTTTGGCGTGGTTTTGATGGTAGGTGGAAACATAGAGGGACAAACCCGTGTGGTATCCATAGCCATATACGATGCGGTGGAAGCCATAGACTACAAGACCGCACACGTTTATGCAGGTCTTCTTTTCGTAGCTTCCTTTATAAGCCTTGCCATGCTCTATGCCATTAACAGGAGGTGGAGCCTGTGATAAGAGCAAGGGTAAAAAAGCTCCTGCATGGCTTTGATGGAGATTTTTGGCTTGACGTAGAGCTTGAAGTAAAAGGCACGGAATTTCTCGTTATTCTTGGACAGTCTGGTAGTGGAAAGACAACCCTTTTGAGATGTATAGCAGGGCTTGAAACACCAGAAGAGGGTTATATAGAAGTAGATGGAGAGGTTTGGTTTGACTCAAAGAGAAGGATAAACCTGCCACCTCAAAGGAGGAACGTGGGTTTTGTCTTTCAGGACTATGCCCTTTTTCCCAACATGACGGTGCTTGAAAATGTTATGTATGGAATGAGAAAAAAGGACAAAGACAGAGCCATAGAACTTCTCAGGATGGCTGGCTTGGAGGGTCTAAAGGACAAAAAACCTGACAAACTCTCGGGAGGGCAAAAACAAAGGGTAGCCCTTTTGAGAGCCCTTGCAAAAGAGCCAAAGGTTTTACTGCTTGATGAACCTCTTTCTGCCCTTGACCCAGACCTAAGGCTTGAACTTCAAAAAGAGCTAAGGAACTTCCAAAAAAATGCCTCAATACCCGCTTTAATGGTTAGCCATGACAAGGAAGAAGCCCTAAGACTTGCGGACAGGGTAATAAGAATACACAAAGGAAAGATAGTGGAAGAGGGTGAGCCTCAAAGGATATTGGCGGATGCTCAGGCAACTCTTGTAAGCAAAAGGGAAAACCACAGAGAGGTCATACTTACCCTTAAACTTGAGGGTAAACTTGTGGAGATGAGAATAGACAAGGAAAGCCTTTAACAAAATCTTAACAAAAGGTCACTAAAATACTATAATTAATGGAGGGTCATGATGAAACTTTTTCAGGAGCTTGAGGAGACGAAGAACCTTGTTTTAAAGATGGCAGGTCTTGTCAAGGAGGCTGTGGACAAGGCAATAGAGTCTTTAAACAAGCAAAGCGTGGAGCTTGCGGAAGAGGTCATAAAGGGAGATGACCAGATTGACCAGATGGAGGTGGAGATAGAGAGAAGGTGTATAAGGATGATAGCCCTATATCAGCCAGAGGCGGTAGACCTGAGGCTTATAATGGGTATTTATAAGGTAGTCTCTGACCTTGAAAGGATTGGGGACGAGGCGGAAAACATAGCGGAAAGGTCTATACTTTTGGCACAAGAGCCACCATTAAAACCCTATGTAAATCTAACCCTTATGGCTGCAAATGTGAAAAGCATGATAGAGGATGCGGTGCTTTCCTTTTTCC contains the following coding sequences:
- the modB gene encoding molybdate ABC transporter permease subunit, whose product is MADINPVPIWLTVKLSIWTTILLLIIGVPLSYYLAYTKSKLGLVIEALATLPLVLPPTVLGFYLLLLLSKNGIIGSVWYRLFDYQLVFHFEGIVIASVIYSLPMMVHPLTSGFRSVPRNIIEASWTLGKSKIETLFRVILPNMKASVLTGIVLSFAHTIGEFGVVLMVGGNIEGQTRVVSIAIYDAVEAIDYKTAHVYAGLLFVASFISLAMLYAINRRWSL
- a CDS encoding ABC transporter ATP-binding protein; translated protein: MIRARVKKLLHGFDGDFWLDVELEVKGTEFLVILGQSGSGKTTLLRCIAGLETPEEGYIEVDGEVWFDSKRRINLPPQRRNVGFVFQDYALFPNMTVLENVMYGMRKKDKDRAIELLRMAGLEGLKDKKPDKLSGGQKQRVALLRALAKEPKVLLLDEPLSALDPDLRLELQKELRNFQKNASIPALMVSHDKEEALRLADRVIRIHKGKIVEEGEPQRILADAQATLVSKRENHREVILTLKLEGKLVEMRIDKESL
- the phoU gene encoding phosphate signaling complex protein PhoU, with protein sequence MKLFQELEETKNLVLKMAGLVKEAVDKAIESLNKQSVELAEEVIKGDDQIDQMEVEIERRCIRMIALYQPEAVDLRLIMGIYKVVSDLERIGDEAENIAERSILLAQEPPLKPYVNLTLMAANVKSMIEDAVLSFFQRDISLAKKVIERDDMVDELYHQVQRELITYMLEDPRNIKRSMHLSFIARHFERMADHAENIAEMTIYWSEGEMVKHQHIKEKEMH